A DNA window from Choristoneura fumiferana chromosome 2, NRCan_CFum_1, whole genome shotgun sequence contains the following coding sequences:
- the Arl1 gene encoding ADP ribosylation factor-like 1: MGGLFSYFRGLLGAREMRILILGLDGAGKTTILYKLQVGEVVTTIPTIGFNVEQVTYKNLKFQVWDLGGQTSIRPYWRCYYGNTDAIIYVVDSADRDRIGISKDELVHMLREEELANAILVVLANKQDMAGCLTVAEVHQALGLDALRDRTFQIFKTSAVRGEGLDQAMDWLSSALQARK; the protein is encoded by the exons ATGG GTGGTTTGTTTAGTTACTTTAGAGGGTTGCTAGGGGCTCGGGAAATGCGGATATTGATCCTTGGTTTGGACGGCGCCGGGAAAACCACAATTTTGTACAAACTGCAAGTAGGCGAGGTGGTGACGACAATTCCCACCATTGGGTTCAATGTTGAACAAGTCACGTACAAAAACCTCAAGTTCCAAGTGTGGGATCTCGGAGGACAGACCAGTATTAG GCCTTACTGGCGATGTTACTATGGCAACACAGATGCTATAATATATGTTGTAGACTCGGCCGATAGAGATCGAATAGGAATATCTAAAGATGAACTGGTGCATATGTTAAgg GAAGAGGAACTAGCAAACGCGATCCTGGTGGTCCTAGCCAACAAGCAGGACATGGCCGGCTGCCTGACCGTGGCCGAGGTGCACCAGGCGCTGGGGCTGGACGCGCTGCGCGACCGCACCTTCCAGATCTTCAAGACGTCGGCCGTGCGCGGGGAGGGGCTCGACCAGGCCATGGACTGGCTTTCCAGCGCGCTGCAGGCCAGGAAATAA